A single Cottoperca gobio chromosome 7, fCotGob3.1, whole genome shotgun sequence DNA region contains:
- the pcmtd2b gene encoding protein-L-isoaspartate O-methyltransferase domain-containing protein 2, translated as MGGAVSAGEDNDDLIDNLKEAYYIRSDLVERAFRAIDRADYYLDEYRDNAYKDLAWRHGNIHLSAPCIYSEVMEALDLHPGLSFLNLGSGTGYLSTMVGLILGPFGVNHGIELHADVIEYAYQKLDSFIKTSDSFDKFEFCEPSFVVGNCLEIPPESRQYDRVYCGAGVQKEHEDYMKNLLKVGGILVMPLEEKLTKITRTGPNSWETKKIISVSFAPLALPKHNTNGKPKSVPLPKYEVRTLQELARICIRHTLRVTTDGGDSQSRGRGSSFSVGRGLAVAGLHKYGPRFKRRRVHRRHCNALVLATRQVVASSGIGPAPLDSNNNQGGRAEDEEEAGEREARRQMRGSRRAGRGAGAVVVEEEETVEEEDEEEEQEQQQEEQQEEEEEKETGELLRPQPAVNVLRERILGLPLPEPLKMYLLYYREK; from the exons ATGGGTGGAGCTGTAAGTGCCGGCGAGGACAATGATGACTTGATTGACAACCTGAAGGAGGCTTACTACATCCGCTCAGACCTGGTGGAGCGGGCTTTTCGAGCAATCGACCGGGCTGACTATTACCTAGATGAATACCGGGATAATGCTTACAAG GACTTGGCCTGGCGTCATGGAAACATCCACCTGTCTGCTCCGTGCATCTACTCTGAGGTGATGGAGGCTTTGGATCTCCACCCCGGCCTCTCCTTCCTCAACCTCGGCAGTGGGACTGGCTACCTCAGCACCATGGTCGGCCTTATATTGG GCCCATTCGGAGTGAATCATGGAATCGAGTTACATGCAGATGTGATTGAGTATGCCTACCAGAAGCTCGACTCCTTCATCAAAACCAGCGACAGCTTTGACAA ATTTGAATTCTGCGAGCCGTCCTTTGTCGTGGGGAACTGCCTGGAGATTCCTCCGGAGAGCCGTCAGTATGACCGGGTGTACTGCGGGGCCGGGGTGCAGAAGGAGCATGAGGATTACATGAAGAACCTGCTGAAGGTGGGGGGCATCCTGGTGATGCCTCTGGAGGAGAAG TTGACCAAGATCACCCGCACAGGGCCGAACAGCTGGGAGACCAAAAAGATCATTTCTGTGTCCTTCGCTCCTCTGGCGCTGCCTAAACACAACACGAATGGAAAACCCAAGTCTGTCCCACTAC CCAAATATGAGGTACGGACGTTACAGGAGCTGGCTCGTATCTGCATCCGCCACACCCTCAGAGTGACCACAGACGGGGGAGACAGCCAGTCCCGCGGCCGAGGTTCCTCGTTCTCTGTAGGCAGGGGTCTGGCAGTGGCCGGGCTCCATAAGTACGGCCCTCGTTTCAAGCGCAGACGCGTCCACCGGCGCCACTGCAACGCCCTCGTCTTGGCCACGCGTCAGGTGGTGGCCAGCAGCGGCATCGGCCCCGCTCCCCTGGACAGCAACAACAACCAGGGAGGAAGAGCGGAGGACgaagaggaggcaggagagagggaggcaagGCGGCAGATGAGAGGGAGCAGGAGGGCAGGGAGAGGAGCGGGagcggtggtggtggaggaggaggagacggtggaggaagaagacgaagaggaagagcaggagcagcagcaggaggagcagcaggaggaggaggaggagaaagagaccGGAGAGCTGCTCCGACCCCAGCCGGCCGTGAACGTCCTTAGAGAGAGGATACTGGGCCTGCCGCTGCCCGAGCCTCTGAAGATGTACCTGCTGTACTACAGAGAGAAATGA
- the LOC115011257 gene encoding kinesin-like protein KIF3B, with product MMTRPLSAVGYSRPLSHHARMSMMMRPDMRYKAENIMMLDMDLPARTTKEYQEPVIAPKVAAALENALRDEDEIQVDASGFHSSLGSTPPASGSLKKPKSGRPRTGKKSSTPTSPFSPSSPGSPLYPQSRGLVPK from the exons ATGATGACCAGGCCTTTGTCTGCAGTTGGCTACAGCAGGCCTCTCAGTCACCATGCTCGCATGTCCATGATGATGAGACCGGACATGAGATACAAA GCTGAAAACATCATGATGCTGGACATGGACCTGCCCGCTCGGACCACTAAAGAGTATCAGGAGCCGGTTATCGCCCCAAAGGTGGCGGCAGCTCTGGAGAACGCTCTGAGGGATGAGGATGAGATCCAGGTGGATGCGTCGGGCTTTCACAGCAGCTTGGGATCAACCCCACCCGCCAGCGGCAGCCTCAAGAAACCAAAGTCTGG TCGACCCAGAACAGGCAAGAAGTCGAGCACCCCGACCTCTCCTTTCAGCCCCTCCAGTCCAGGATCCCCACTTTACCCACAATCCCGCGGCCTGGTGCCCAAGTGA